In Panthera leo isolate Ple1 chromosome B3, P.leo_Ple1_pat1.1, whole genome shotgun sequence, a single genomic region encodes these proteins:
- the LOC122221239 gene encoding olfactory receptor 4K13-like, whose translation MPTTKQMEKQNHSMVSEFILLGLTEFRELQLCLFLVFSIIYVVTVLGNLMIIFVVKLDPQLHSPMYFLLANLSFIDMSLASFATPKMICNLISEYKAISYKGCMAQMFFLHLLGGSEMMLLVAMAIDRFIAICKPLHYKNIMNHHVCIGLALLSWTTGFVHTMSQMVFTVTLPFCGPNVVDSFFCDLPRVIRLACTDTYILELLVIAFSGLLALFCFTFLFISYSIILITVRRRSSTSSSKALSTLSAHITVVVLFFGPCIFIYIWPFSKISIDKILSVFYTIFTPLLNPIIYTFRNKDMRKAIRKIKKKHVSPRSTF comes from the coding sequence ATGCCAACAACCaaacaaatggagaaacaaaatcatTCCATGGTGTCTGAGTTTATTTTGCTGGGCCTCACAGAGTTTCGTGAGTTACAGCTttgcttatttttggttttttccatTATCTATGTAGTCACTGTGTTAGGTAACCTCATGATTATCTTTGTAGTAAAACTGGACCCTCAGTTACACTCTCCCATGTACTTCCTGCTGGCCAACCTCTCCTTTATTGATATGTCCCTGGCCTCCTTTGCTACTCCTAAAATGATCTGTAACCTAATTAGTGAATATAAGGCTATCTCCTATAAAGGCTGCATGGCCCAGATGTTCTTCCTTCACCTTTTAGGTGGAAGTGAGATGATGTTGCTTGTAGCCATGGCAATTGATAGATTCATTGCTATTTGCAAACCTCTCCATTACAAAAATATCATGAACCATCATGTTTGCATTGGACTTGCACTTCTTTCCTGGACCACTGGTTTTGTACACACTATGAGCCAAATGGTGTTCACAGTGACTTTACCATTCTGTGGTCCCAATGTTGTGGATAGTTTTTTTTGTGATCTGCCTCGGGTCATCAGACTTGCCTGCACTGACACTTATATCCTGGAGCTATTGGTCATTGCATTCAGTGGACTACTCGCTTTGTTCTGTTTCACCTTTCTGTTCATCTCCTATAGCATCATTCTAATTACTGTCCGGCGTCGCTCCTCCACCAGCTCTTCCAAGGCTTTGTCCACTCTCTCAGCCCACATTACAGTGGTGGTGCTGTTCTTTGGACCTTGCATCTTTATCTACATATGGCCATTCAGCAAGATATCCATAGATAAGATCCTTTCTGTGTTTTACACCATTTTTACTCCCCTTTTAAATCCAATCATCTACACATTCAGGAATAAAGACATGagaaaagcaataagaaaaataaagaagaagcaTGTGAGTCCCAGATCGACCTTTTAA
- the LOC122222571 gene encoding olfactory receptor 4K13: MERVNHSVVSEFILLGLSKSQNLQILFFLGFSVVYAGIVLGNLLILVTVTFDSRLHTPMYFLLINLSCIDMILASFATPKMIVDFLRKQKTISWWGCYSQMFFMHLLGGSEMMLLVAMAIDRYVAICKPLHYMSIMNPRVLGGLLLSSYTVGFVHSSSQMAFMLNLPFCGPNVVDSFFCDLPLVIKLACKDTYMLQLLVIADSGLLSLVCFLLLLVSYTVIIHSVRHRAASGSAKAFSTLSAHITVVTLFFAPCVFIYVWPFSRYSVDKILSVFYTIFTPLLNPIIYTLRNQEVKAAIKKIRTRHINSKPTL; the protein is encoded by the coding sequence ATGGAAAGGGTGAACCATTCAGTGGTGTCTGAGTTCATTTTGCTGGGACTTTCCAAATCTCAGAATCTTCAGATTTTATTCTTCCTAGGATTCTCTGTGGTCTATGCTGGGATTGTGTTAGGAAACCTCCTCATCTTGGTCACCGTGACCTTTGACTCACGCCTTCACACACCAATGTATTTTCTGCTTATCAACCTCTCCTGTATTGATATGATCCTGGCTTCTTTTGCTACCCCTAAGATGATTGTGGATTTCCTCCGAAAGCAGAAGACCATCTCTTGGTGGGGATGTTATTCTCAGATGTTCTTCATGCACCTCCTAGGTGGGAGTGAGATGATGTTGCTCGTAGCCATGGCAATAGACAGGTATGTTGCCATATGCAAACCCCTCCATTACATGTCCATCATGAACCCCCGAGTGCTTGGTGGGCTGCTGCTATCCTCCTACACAGTTGGATTTGTGCACTCATCTAGTCAAATGGCTTTCATGTTGAATTTGCCCTTCTGCGGTCCCAACGTGGTGGACAGCTTCTTCTGTGACCTTCCCCTTGTGATCAAACTCGCCTGCAAGGATACCTACATGCTACAACTGCTGGTCATTGCTGACAGTGGCCTCCTGTCCCTGGTCTGCTTCCTCCTCTTGCTTGTCTCCTACACGGTCATCATACACTCAGTCAGGCACCGTGCTGCTAGTGGTTCCGCCAAGGCCTTCTCCACTCTCTCGGCACACATCACGGTTGTGACTCTCTTCTTTGCCCCATGTGTCTTTATCTATGTATGGCCCTTCAGCAGATACTCTGTAGATAAAattctttctgtgttttatacAATTTTCACACCTCTCTTAAATCctattatttatacattaagGAATCAAGAAGTAAAAGCAGCCATTAAGAAGATAAGAACTCGACATATAAATTCAAAACCCACTTTGTAG